One window of Mesorhizobium sp. PAMC28654 genomic DNA carries:
- a CDS encoding MarR family winged helix-turn-helix transcriptional regulator: MDDDQTHKDDPEAGRALTIAAELRVVVSRLIRRLREQADVGDLTSSQKSVLLHLEREGPATVTMLARAQNMRPQSMGAIVSTLEVAGLVDGAPDPGDGRQTILSLTAACREMITAGRAARQDWLFRAIQTNLDQREEEQLADAIELLKRLAAS; encoded by the coding sequence ATGGATGATGACCAGACCCACAAGGACGATCCTGAAGCAGGGCGCGCCCTGACTATCGCGGCGGAGCTTCGGGTCGTGGTCAGCAGGCTGATCCGCCGCCTGCGTGAGCAGGCCGATGTCGGCGACCTGACCTCATCGCAGAAGTCGGTGCTGCTGCATCTGGAACGCGAAGGTCCAGCGACGGTCACGATGCTGGCGCGCGCCCAGAACATGCGCCCGCAATCGATGGGCGCCATCGTGTCGACGCTGGAAGTGGCCGGTCTGGTGGATGGCGCACCGGATCCGGGCGATGGCCGGCAGACCATCCTTTCACTGACAGCGGCCTGCCGCGAGATGATTACGGCCGGGCGGGCAGCCCGGCAGGACTGGCTGTTCCGCGCCATCCAGACGAATCTTGACCAACGGGAGGAGGAGCAATTGGCTGACGCCATCGAATTGCTGAAGCGGCTCGCCGCCTCCTGA
- a CDS encoding cysteine hydrolase, which yields MAVTTLDPKTALIVIDLQKGIVAFPTAHPTSEVVRQASLLADAFRGRGLPVVLVNVAGAPPGRTEQPPRVGSFPDGWADLVPELKQQPTDHIVTKRTAGAFVNTDREAWLKGEGVTQVVIVGVATSMGVEATARHARDLGFNVTLAVDAMTDTNLNAYANSIAHVFPSLGETGTTRDILGLLAKGSA from the coding sequence ATGGCAGTCACCACGCTTGACCCGAAAACGGCACTCATCGTCATCGACCTGCAAAAAGGCATCGTCGCGTTTCCCACCGCCCATCCAACGAGCGAGGTCGTGAGGCAAGCAAGCTTGCTGGCGGATGCGTTCCGCGGTCGCGGCTTGCCGGTCGTGCTCGTCAACGTTGCCGGCGCGCCTCCCGGCCGAACGGAACAGCCACCTCGCGTAGGCAGCTTTCCCGACGGCTGGGCTGATCTTGTCCCTGAGCTGAAGCAGCAACCGACAGATCACATCGTGACCAAGCGTACCGCTGGCGCGTTCGTCAACACCGACCGCGAAGCCTGGCTAAAGGGCGAAGGCGTCACCCAGGTCGTGATCGTCGGCGTCGCCACCAGCATGGGCGTCGAGGCCACCGCACGCCATGCCCGCGATCTCGGCTTCAATGTCACGCTCGCCGTCGATGCCATGACCGACACCAATCTCAATGCCTATGCCAATAGCATCGCGCATGTCTTTCCGAGTCTGGGCGAAACCGGCACGACCCGGGACATCCTCGGTCTGCTGGCGAAGGGGAGTGCCTGA
- a CDS encoding MFS transporter encodes MSDPAKGTFRSLAGFNYRVWAGGAIVSNVGTWMQRTAQDWVVLTQLTHNNATAMGVVMALQFAPQILLLPWTGFAADHLDRRKLLLVTQGAMGLLGLAPKKWRVSF; translated from the coding sequence ATGAGCGATCCGGCCAAGGGCACTTTTCGTTCGCTGGCCGGCTTCAACTACCGGGTCTGGGCCGGCGGCGCGATCGTGTCCAATGTCGGAACATGGATGCAGCGCACCGCCCAGGACTGGGTGGTGCTGACCCAGCTGACCCATAACAACGCGACCGCCATGGGCGTGGTGATGGCGCTGCAGTTCGCTCCGCAGATCCTGCTTTTGCCATGGACCGGCTTTGCCGCCGATCATCTCGACCGGCGCAAGCTCCTGCTGGTCACGCAAGGCGCCATGGGCCTGCTTGGACTTGCCCCGAAAAAGTGGAGAGTTTCCTTCTGA
- a CDS encoding IS3 family transposase (programmed frameshift) — protein sequence MTKQRQFTDAFKAEAVGLVRTSGRTKRQIAEDLGVGFSTLTRWMGRQLDREMGDPGRPPDADVAAELKRLRRENEILRQERDILKRATGFFRQGGKSVRFALIDQAKKDFPVDRLCATLGVSPSGYFAWGRRPACRRQRDDMIMLAHVRSSFALSNGTYGSPRMTRELQDNGFAIGRRRTARLMRENGLQARQKRRFKRTTDSEHAFPVAPNVIDQDFAATGPNQKWGADISYIWTREGWLYLAVVIDLFARKVVGWAAGNRLHRSLALAALNKAFVMRQPEPGLIHHSDRGSQYCSIDYQAELRAAGVIISMSGKGNCFDNAMVETFFKTLKTELIWRTSFLTRADAQAAIARYIDGFYNPIRRHSALDYISPMQFERNAAE from the exons ATGACGAAACAGAGACAGTTTACGGATGCGTTCAAGGCGGAGGCGGTTGGCCTTGTGCGAACGAGCGGTCGGACGAAGCGGCAGATCGCGGAGGATCTTGGTGTTGGTTTCTCGACGCTGACGCGATGGATGGGTCGGCAGCTGGATCGTGAGATGGGCGATCCTGGGCGTCCGCCTGATGCTGATGTCGCCGCTGAATTGAAACGGCTGCGGCGGGAGAATGAAATCCTTCGGCAGGAGCGGGATATCTTGAAACGGGCGACGG GCTTTTTTCGTCAAGGAGGGAAGTCGGTGAGGTTCGCGCTCATCGACCAGGCGAAGAAGGATTTCCCTGTGGACCGTTTGTGCGCGACGCTGGGTGTCAGCCCGAGCGGCTACTTTGCCTGGGGGCGCCGGCCGGCGTGCCGCCGGCAGCGCGACGACATGATAATGCTGGCGCATGTGCGATCGTCGTTCGCGCTGTCGAACGGAACCTATGGTAGCCCGCGCATGACGCGGGAACTGCAAGACAATGGCTTTGCCATTGGCCGGCGACGAACGGCGCGTCTGATGCGGGAGAATGGCCTCCAGGCAAGACAGAAGCGGCGGTTCAAGCGCACGACGGACAGCGAACACGCCTTTCCGGTTGCCCCCAATGTCATCGACCAGGATTTTGCCGCCACTGGTCCCAACCAGAAATGGGGTGCCGACATCTCCTACATCTGGACGCGGGAGGGCTGGTTGTACCTTGCTGTCGTCATCGATCTGTTTGCCCGCAAGGTCGTTGGCTGGGCTGCTGGCAACCGGCTACACCGCAGCCTGGCTCTGGCAGCGCTCAACAAGGCGTTCGTCATGCGGCAGCCGGAACCCGGCCTCATTCACCACTCCGACCGCGGCAGCCAATATTGTTCTATCGACTACCAAGCCGAATTGCGTGCCGCCGGCGTCATCATCTCAATGTCAGGCAAGGGCAATTGCTTTGATAACGCCATGGTCGAAACATTCTTCAAGACGCTGAAAACTGAACTGATCTGGCGCACCTCTTTCCTTACCCGCGCCGATGCCCAAGCCGCCATTGCCCGATATATCGACGGCTTCTACAATCCCATCCGGCGGCATTCCGCGCTCGACTACATCAGCCCGATGCAGTTCGAGCGAAACGCCGCCGAATGA
- a CDS encoding MFS transporter, whose product MSNPLSTLPKQVQLALGLGLLTIAGLVQLWHVYLFAFLLGCATAFDAPARQTFVSDLVGEADLSNAVALNSTSFNAARMIGPAVAGTLIASVGSGWVFLINAASFAAVLASLGLLRIGELHLKDKARRTKGSLVEGFAYVWGRPDLKAILFMLFLIGTFGLNFPIFISTMSVSVFHAGASEYGLLTSTMAIGSVAGALLAARRERPRMVSLLAGAAVFGSGFALAALMPNYWLFGLSLIVIGVSAQTVTTSTISLVQLSTEPAMRGRVMAILLAITLGGTPIGAPIVGRVADSFGPRWALGVGALAGLGAAVVVARYLVRYHHMRLLVNAGRVRIVMDADAVLEHA is encoded by the coding sequence ATGAGCAACCCGCTCTCCACTTTACCGAAGCAAGTCCAGCTTGCGCTTGGCCTTGGCCTGCTCACCATCGCCGGGCTCGTCCAGTTGTGGCACGTCTATCTGTTCGCATTCCTGCTCGGCTGCGCGACCGCGTTCGATGCGCCGGCTCGCCAGACATTCGTCTCGGACCTGGTCGGCGAGGCCGATTTGTCGAACGCGGTGGCGCTGAACTCCACCTCGTTCAACGCGGCGCGGATGATCGGTCCCGCCGTCGCCGGCACCCTCATCGCTTCCGTCGGCTCCGGCTGGGTTTTTCTCATCAATGCGGCGTCGTTCGCAGCCGTCCTTGCCTCGCTTGGCCTGCTGCGTATTGGCGAGCTTCACCTGAAGGACAAGGCGCGACGAACGAAGGGCAGCCTTGTCGAGGGTTTTGCCTATGTCTGGGGTCGTCCCGACCTCAAGGCCATCCTTTTCATGCTTTTCCTGATCGGCACGTTCGGGCTGAACTTTCCGATCTTCATCTCGACCATGTCCGTCTCGGTCTTTCATGCCGGGGCAAGCGAGTATGGGCTGTTGACGTCGACAATGGCGATCGGCTCAGTCGCCGGCGCGTTGCTCGCCGCCCGGCGCGAACGGCCCCGCATGGTGTCTCTGCTGGCTGGCGCGGCGGTCTTCGGTTCTGGCTTTGCGTTGGCCGCGCTCATGCCCAACTACTGGCTGTTCGGCCTCTCGCTCATCGTTATCGGCGTTTCGGCGCAGACCGTCACCACCTCGACGATCAGCCTGGTGCAACTGTCGACCGAACCCGCCATGCGCGGCCGCGTCATGGCCATCCTGCTGGCCATCACGCTCGGTGGCACGCCCATCGGGGCGCCGATCGTCGGCAGGGTGGCCGACAGTTTCGGCCCGCGCTGGGCGCTTGGCGTCGGGGCGCTAGCAGGCCTGGGGGCAGCTGTTGTCGTGGCGCGCTACCTGGTGCGCTATCACCATATGCGGCTGCTCGTGAATGCCGGACGCGTGCGCATCGTCATGGACGCCGACGCGGTCCTGGAGCATGCATGA
- a CDS encoding putative quinol monooxygenase, which produces MYGLIGKMRATRGQRDAVMDILRANTGALPGCLSYVIARDPADADAIWVTEVWTDAASHKASLQLPEVQAAIAEARTMIAGMEFRIETHPVGGFGLSPAKTD; this is translated from the coding sequence ATGTACGGATTGATCGGCAAGATGCGGGCGACGCGCGGCCAGCGCGATGCTGTGATGGACATCCTGCGTGCCAACACCGGCGCGCTGCCGGGATGCCTGAGCTATGTGATCGCCAGGGACCCGGCCGACGCCGACGCGATCTGGGTGACGGAGGTGTGGACGGACGCCGCCAGCCACAAGGCATCGCTGCAGCTGCCGGAAGTGCAGGCAGCCATCGCCGAGGCACGCACGATGATTGCCGGCATGGAATTCCGCATAGAAACTCACCCCGTGGGCGGCTTCGGCCTGTCTCCCGCCAAGACCGATTGA
- a CDS encoding SDR family NAD(P)-dependent oxidoreductase, with amino-acid sequence MPQNTLSIPDLAGKAVLVTGASTGIGAALALAYAAQNSRVALHYNSSRQAAETLGGTIRDKGGEVFLVQGDFSVPADVERVVEESAQHFGRLDGLVNNAGGMLGRIPYAEQTEAHYDAVMDLNARSVLTASRKAIPWLKKQGGFIVNTSSIAARNGAGGGAGLYGSAKAFVSNVTRGMAKELIGFGIRVNAVAPGTIATPFHERYSTDEQMRGMVATIPQGRAGTAEDCVGAYLFLSSDLLSGYITGQVIEVNGGQLMP; translated from the coding sequence GTGCCGCAAAACACGCTCTCGATCCCCGATCTCGCCGGCAAGGCGGTGCTGGTCACCGGCGCCTCGACCGGTATCGGTGCGGCACTGGCACTGGCCTATGCCGCTCAAAACAGCCGGGTGGCGCTGCACTACAATTCGAGCCGGCAGGCCGCCGAGACACTTGGCGGCACCATCCGCGACAAGGGCGGCGAGGTGTTTCTCGTCCAGGGCGACTTTTCGGTGCCCGCCGATGTCGAACGCGTCGTCGAGGAGAGCGCGCAACATTTCGGCCGCCTCGATGGCCTCGTCAACAATGCCGGCGGCATGCTCGGCCGTATCCCCTATGCCGAGCAGACCGAGGCCCATTACGATGCGGTGATGGACCTCAACGCCCGCTCCGTGCTGACCGCTTCGCGCAAGGCGATCCCATGGCTGAAGAAACAGGGCGGCTTCATCGTCAACACCTCCTCGATCGCCGCGCGCAATGGCGCCGGCGGCGGCGCCGGGCTCTACGGCTCGGCCAAGGCCTTCGTCTCCAATGTGACGCGCGGCATGGCCAAGGAACTGATCGGCTTTGGCATCCGCGTCAACGCCGTGGCGCCGGGCACCATCGCCACCCCTTTCCATGAGCGCTATTCGACCGACGAGCAGATGAGGGGCATGGTCGCCACCATCCCTCAGGGTCGCGCCGGCACGGCTGAGGATTGCGTCGGCGCCTATCTGTTCCTCTCCTCCGATCTCCTGAGCGGCTACATCACCGGTCAGGTGATCGAGGTGAATGGCGGCCAGTTGATGCCTTGA
- a CDS encoding DsrE family protein produces MRRRDIFRVVLAGAGTLLGLRTAAAAMAEEKPKVAYHLSDVDKVGFVLGNIKNHYEGTGGNVEIVLVVHGPALAAFKSKSASGAISSRLSGLTQQGLSPYACANTMQGMDIALTDLLDGFHAADKGGVVKLAELQRQGYAYLRP; encoded by the coding sequence ATGCGACGCCGCGACATTTTTCGCGTGGTTCTTGCCGGAGCAGGAACGCTTCTTGGCCTGCGAACAGCGGCAGCGGCCATGGCGGAGGAAAAGCCGAAGGTCGCCTACCATCTGAGCGACGTCGACAAGGTCGGCTTCGTGCTCGGCAACATCAAGAACCACTATGAGGGCACCGGCGGCAATGTCGAGATCGTGCTGGTCGTGCATGGCCCCGCACTTGCCGCCTTCAAGTCGAAGAGCGCCTCCGGAGCCATCTCCAGCCGCCTCTCCGGGCTGACCCAGCAAGGCCTCAGCCCCTATGCCTGCGCCAACACCATGCAAGGCATGGATATCGCACTGACCGACCTGCTCGACGGCTTCCACGCCGCCGACAAGGGCGGCGTCGTCAAGCTCGCCGAACTGCAACGCCAGGGCTATGCGTATCTGCGGCCATAG
- a CDS encoding IS630 family transposase (programmed frameshift) produces the protein MAKSLSEDLRARVVAAVDGGLSRRAAAARFGVAAASSVRWVREWRETGATCAKPQGGDRRSHRVEAYRDIILAAIERRVDITLVELAELLRQEHGASFATSTIWRFLDRHSMTFKKKTAHASEQERPDVAARRNAWFDAQPDLDPEHLVFIDETGASTKMARLRGRTKRGMRCRSPIPHGHWKTTTFTGALRLTGMTAPMVLDGPMTGEWFVAYVEQVLVPTLRPDDVVILDNLPAHKSAAARVAIEATGARMMFLPPYSPDFNPIENAFSKLKSILRKAAARTVAELWDTISAALPCFTPTECANYFAATGYEPE, from the exons ATGGCGAAATCCTTATCGGAAGATTTGCGGGCTCGGGTGGTCGCAGCGGTTGATGGCGGCCTGTCGCGACGGGCGGCAGCGGCGCGATTTGGCGTGGCGGCGGCAAGCTCGGTGCGTTGGGTCCGGGAATGGCGCGAGACCGGAGCCACCTGCGCAAAGCCGCAGGGCGGCGACAGGCGGTCCCACCGCGTTGAAGCGTATCGCGACATCATCCTGGCGGCGATCGAGAGGCGGGTGGACATCACGCTGGTCGAACTCGCCGAGTTGCTGCGACAGGAGCATGGCGCGTCGTTTGCGACGAGCACGATCTGGCGGTTTCTCGATCGTCACTCCATGACCTTCAA AAAAAAAACGGCGCACGCCAGCGAGCAGGAGCGGCCAGACGTGGCGGCGCGACGAAACGCCTGGTTCGACGCCCAGCCCGATCTTGATCCCGAGCATCTGGTCTTCATCGACGAGACCGGAGCCTCGACAAAGATGGCTCGACTGCGGGGGCGCACGAAGCGCGGGATGCGGTGCCGATCGCCAATCCCGCATGGCCATTGGAAGACGACGACGTTCACCGGCGCCCTGCGCCTCACTGGCATGACCGCGCCAATGGTCCTGGACGGCCCGATGACTGGCGAATGGTTTGTCGCCTATGTCGAGCAGGTTCTCGTGCCGACGCTGCGGCCCGACGATGTCGTGATCCTCGACAACCTGCCGGCGCACAAAAGCGCAGCCGCCCGTGTGGCGATCGAAGCAACCGGCGCAAGGATGATGTTCCTCCCGCCCTATTCCCCCGACTTCAACCCGATCGAGAACGCCTTTTCCAAGCTGAAATCGATTCTACGCAAAGCCGCCGCACGAACCGTCGCGGAATTGTGGGATACCATCAGCGCCGCACTGCCTTGCTTCACACCAACCGAGTGCGCCAACTACTTCGCCGCAACAGGATATGAGCCGGAATGA
- a CDS encoding cation diffusion facilitator family transporter has protein sequence MVEAGNMMAIEAKAAAKKKVAALAFWSIIIAAVVLGLKLAAWYLTGSVALYSDALESIVNVIASVAAFWAIQVSHKPADQDHPFGHHKAEYFSAVLEGVLIVLAALLILNEVWRSWQTPAPLEKPWNGLAVNGVATVINAFWAWTLIRAGRAQKSPALVADGNHIMTDVVTSIGVFGGLVGAILTGWQILDPALAVIVALNILWQGWHVIGSSMNGLMDRAVDTQERMHIRDIISAKSKGALEVHDLKTRIAGRATFIEFHLVVDADMTVGDSHVICDRIEDALRAEIPSVRVIIHVEPEEEAKLPKGTTAVPFA, from the coding sequence ATGGTCGAAGCCGGGAACATGATGGCGATCGAAGCAAAGGCGGCGGCCAAGAAGAAGGTGGCAGCCCTCGCCTTCTGGTCGATCATCATCGCGGCTGTCGTGCTCGGCCTGAAGCTCGCCGCCTGGTATCTCACCGGCTCCGTGGCGCTCTATTCCGACGCGCTGGAATCGATCGTCAACGTCATCGCTTCGGTCGCCGCCTTCTGGGCGATCCAGGTCAGCCACAAGCCGGCCGACCAGGATCATCCGTTCGGCCACCACAAGGCCGAATATTTCTCGGCCGTGCTGGAAGGCGTGCTGATCGTGCTCGCGGCACTCCTGATCCTTAACGAGGTCTGGCGCTCGTGGCAGACGCCGGCGCCACTGGAAAAGCCCTGGAACGGCCTTGCCGTCAACGGCGTCGCCACGGTTATCAATGCCTTCTGGGCATGGACGCTGATCCGCGCCGGCCGGGCCCAGAAATCACCGGCGCTGGTTGCCGACGGCAATCACATCATGACCGACGTGGTCACCTCGATCGGCGTCTTCGGCGGCCTTGTCGGCGCCATCCTCACCGGCTGGCAGATCCTCGATCCGGCACTTGCCGTCATCGTGGCGCTGAACATCCTGTGGCAGGGCTGGCATGTCATCGGCTCGTCGATGAACGGGCTGATGGACCGCGCCGTCGATACGCAGGAGCGCATGCACATCCGCGACATCATCTCGGCCAAAAGCAAGGGCGCGCTGGAGGTCCACGACCTCAAGACCCGCATCGCCGGCCGTGCCACCTTCATCGAGTTCCATCTGGTTGTCGACGCCGACATGACGGTCGGCGACAGCCACGTCATCTGCGACCGCATCGAGGACGCGCTGAGGGCCGAAATCCCCTCCGTGCGCGTCATCATCCATGTCGAGCCCGAGGAAGAGGCCAAGCTGCCCAAAGGCACGACCGCCGTTCCGTTCGCGTAA
- a CDS encoding anthranilate synthase, whose amino-acid sequence METAMTTMKVLENGAEQFVTAGGVTITRERHDRPYEGAIDAYIDGLNSRRGAVFSSNYEYPGRYTRWDTAIIDPPLVVSARGRAMRIEALNGRGEALLPVIGKTLGGLAEVTITETSKKLIRLDVAKPGRVFTEEERSRVPSVFTVLRAITALFKTAEDANLGLYGAFGYDLAFQFDPVDYKLERKASQRDLVLFLPDEILVVDHYSAKAWTDRYDYSGDGFSTEGLPRDEVAEPFKSPDRIPPRGDHEPGEYANIVRKAMESFRRGDLFEVVPGQMFYERCETQPSEISRKLKAINPSPYSFFINLGEGEYLIGASPEMFVRVNGRRIETCPISGTIKRGEDAISDSEQILKLLNSKKDESELTMCSDVDRNDKSRVCEPGSVRVIGRRQIEMYSRLIHTVDHIEGRLREGMDAFDAFLSHAWAVTVTGAPKLWAMRFIEQNEKSPRAWYGGAIGMVNFNGDMNTGLTLRTIRIKDGIAEVRAGATLLFDSVPEEEEAETELKASAMLSAIRDAKAGNAASTERTTARVGDGVNILLVDHEDSFVHTLANYFRQTGANVSTVRTPVPEEVFDRLKPDLVVLSPGPGTPKDFDCAATIKKARARDLPIFGVCLGLQALAEAYGGELRQLHIPMHGKPSRIRVSKPGIIFSGLPKEVTVGRYHSIFADPVRLPDDFIVTAETEDGVIMAFEHRKEPIAAVQFHPESIMTLGHNAGMRIIENIVAHLPRKAKEKAA is encoded by the coding sequence ATGGAGACGGCAATGACGACGATGAAAGTTCTGGAAAACGGGGCCGAACAGTTCGTGACCGCGGGCGGCGTGACCATCACCCGCGAGCGCCATGACCGGCCTTACGAGGGCGCGATCGATGCCTATATCGATGGACTGAATTCGCGCCGGGGTGCCGTCTTTTCCTCGAATTACGAATATCCCGGCCGCTACACGCGATGGGACACCGCCATCATCGACCCGCCGCTGGTGGTCTCCGCACGCGGCCGCGCCATGCGCATCGAGGCCTTGAACGGCCGCGGCGAGGCGCTGTTACCGGTCATCGGCAAGACACTTGGCGGCCTCGCCGAGGTGACGATCACGGAAACCTCGAAAAAGCTCATTCGGCTCGACGTCGCCAAGCCTGGCCGTGTCTTCACCGAGGAGGAGCGCAGCCGCGTTCCCTCTGTCTTCACCGTGCTGCGCGCCATCACGGCGCTGTTCAAGACGGCGGAAGATGCCAATCTCGGTCTCTACGGCGCCTTCGGCTACGACCTCGCCTTCCAGTTCGATCCGGTCGACTACAAGCTCGAACGCAAGGCGAGCCAGCGCGACCTCGTGCTGTTCCTGCCCGACGAGATCCTCGTCGTCGACCATTATTCGGCCAAGGCCTGGACCGACCGCTACGACTATTCCGGTGACGGGTTTTCGACGGAAGGGCTGCCGCGCGACGAAGTCGCCGAGCCATTCAAAAGCCCCGACCGCATTCCGCCGCGCGGCGACCATGAGCCTGGCGAATATGCCAACATCGTGCGCAAGGCGATGGAGAGCTTCAGGCGCGGCGACCTGTTCGAGGTCGTGCCCGGCCAGATGTTCTATGAGCGCTGCGAGACACAACCGTCCGAGATTTCACGCAAGCTCAAGGCCATCAACCCCTCGCCCTATTCCTTCTTCATCAATCTCGGCGAAGGCGAGTATCTGATCGGCGCCTCGCCGGAGATGTTCGTGCGCGTCAACGGCCGCCGCATCGAGACCTGCCCGATTTCGGGCACCATCAAGCGCGGCGAGGACGCCATCTCCGACAGCGAGCAGATCCTGAAACTGCTTAATTCGAAGAAGGACGAGTCCGAGCTGACCATGTGCTCGGACGTCGACCGCAACGACAAGTCGCGCGTCTGCGAGCCGGGTTCGGTGCGCGTCATCGGCCGCCGCCAGATCGAGATGTATTCGCGCCTGATCCACACAGTGGATCACATCGAAGGCCGGCTGCGAGAAGGCATGGATGCCTTTGATGCATTTTTGTCGCATGCCTGGGCGGTCACCGTCACCGGCGCGCCAAAATTATGGGCTATGCGCTTCATCGAGCAGAACGAGAAGAGCCCGCGCGCCTGGTATGGCGGGGCGATCGGCATGGTCAACTTCAACGGTGACATGAACACCGGCTTGACCTTGCGCACCATCCGCATCAAGGACGGCATCGCCGAGGTGCGTGCCGGCGCCACTTTGCTCTTCGACAGCGTTCCAGAGGAAGAAGAAGCCGAAACCGAACTGAAGGCATCCGCCATGCTCTCCGCCATCCGCGACGCCAAGGCCGGCAACGCCGCAAGCACCGAGCGCACCACCGCGCGCGTCGGCGATGGCGTCAACATCCTGCTGGTCGACCACGAGGATAGCTTCGTCCACACGCTGGCCAATTATTTCCGCCAGACCGGCGCCAATGTCTCGACCGTGCGCACGCCGGTGCCCGAAGAAGTGTTCGACCGGCTGAAGCCCGACCTCGTCGTGCTGTCGCCCGGCCCCGGCACGCCGAAGGATTTCGACTGCGCCGCCACCATCAAGAAGGCCCGTGCCCGTGACCTGCCGATCTTCGGCGTCTGCCTTGGCCTGCAGGCGCTGGCCGAGGCCTATGGCGGTGAACTCAGGCAGTTGCACATACCCATGCACGGCAAGCCGTCGCGCATCCGCGTCTCCAAGCCCGGCATCATCTTCTCCGGCCTGCCCAAGGAAGTCACCGTCGGCCGCTACCACTCGATCTTCGCCGATCCGGTCCGACTGCCCGACGATTTCATCGTCACGGCCGAGACCGAGGACGGCGTCATCATGGCCTTCGAACACCGCAAGGAACCGATCGCCGCGGTGCAGTTCCATCCGGAATCGATCATGACCCTCGGCCACAATGCCGGCATGCGCATCATCGAGAACATCGTTGCCCACCTGCCGCGCAAGGCCAAGGAAAAGGCCGCCTGA
- a CDS encoding isocitrate lyase/PEP mutase family protein yields MTGQIERARAFHALHVKGNPVVLYNAWDPGTAKIVEKAGAKAIATGSWPVAAAFGYADGEKIPLELALDNIKRIVAAVDLPVTMDLEGGYGVDPEFVARTVTLALRAGAIGFNFEDQIVGGSGLHDIAVQVQRIETAASAVKASGIPAFINARTDIFLKAKPDAHDDILLDQAIERAQAYEKAGAHGFFAPGLGDEGLIETLCGATALPVNIIALAHVPPRQRLAELGVARVSHGPVPYRQMAEWLEAKARQAISG; encoded by the coding sequence ATGACCGGCCAAATTGAACGCGCACGAGCATTCCACGCCCTGCACGTGAAGGGAAATCCTGTCGTCCTCTACAATGCCTGGGATCCGGGCACGGCCAAGATCGTCGAGAAGGCGGGAGCCAAGGCCATCGCGACCGGAAGCTGGCCAGTGGCGGCCGCCTTCGGATACGCCGATGGCGAGAAAATTCCGCTGGAGCTGGCGCTCGACAACATCAAACGCATCGTTGCCGCTGTCGACCTGCCGGTGACCATGGACCTCGAGGGCGGTTACGGCGTTGACCCGGAATTCGTTGCTCGCACGGTAACGCTGGCGCTGCGTGCCGGCGCCATCGGTTTCAATTTTGAAGACCAGATTGTTGGCGGCAGCGGCCTGCACGACATCGCCGTCCAGGTACAACGCATCGAAACCGCTGCTTCCGCCGTGAAGGCCTCAGGTATCCCGGCATTCATCAACGCACGAACCGATATCTTCCTCAAGGCCAAGCCGGATGCGCATGATGACATCCTGCTCGACCAGGCCATCGAGCGGGCGCAGGCGTATGAAAAGGCTGGTGCGCACGGTTTCTTCGCGCCGGGTCTTGGTGACGAGGGCCTTATCGAGACGCTCTGCGGTGCGACCGCGCTGCCGGTCAACATCATCGCGCTGGCGCATGTGCCTCCGCGCCAGCGGCTGGCTGAGCTCGGCGTTGCCCGCGTCAGCCATGGCCCTGTGCCTTACCGGCAGATGGCCGAGTGGCTGGAGGCCAAGGCGCGTCAGGCCATTTCAGGATAG